The Toxorhynchites rutilus septentrionalis strain SRP chromosome 3, ASM2978413v1, whole genome shotgun sequence genome includes a region encoding these proteins:
- the LOC129780226 gene encoding uncharacterized protein LOC129780226, translating to MDENSQHSVVMDGVSIVEPTTESGNQQSSCTECRRPDSAENMVQCDNCDGWQHYTCAGVDDSVADRSWVCALCAGHQQQDDVASNRSESSRCSATSAFSVSLGQLVEKQQAERARADLALQRRHLEEQQQLIDNVLGGEAVSGEASGGCDNCVSSREVNSETFSGERKRPPTTPNPEAPISSSVRRSTPLLGVSRLNEPPMVSIPSDVLDELALNPRQEVQDPHAALSELRNRVERCERRANPTPEELDALRVQLERCRELLEGFQSGNDGSRNRSSNINQPAAGQLSTLAASKPLLEKQIGAIPKASRKLPPVLEGDQPRGHSATGLEESTDPLWPLRDVVSQNNPPVVSRKAASIEMRPEHMEPPGKRQALSHLSKFPSHNSSTTIINKDTREQSRIDARPGELYMPPTISFNQSRESLARPNESIMINRKIYQTEHRSTGEQTRETPPRTVDLSQYPRQSDNFQINQVMPPSRSVSAPSQQQLAARQSLAKELPRFSGDPADWPIFISNYRYTTEACGFSDGENMLRLQRCLTGPALETVRSRLVLPAAVPQVIETLRMRFGRPELLINALLRKVREIPAPRSDRLEGLIDFGMAVQALCDHIEAANERAHLSNPSLLQELVAKLPADQRMMWAGYKRGFQHVDLKTFGDYMASVVQDATSVVSFEPEVKKNSARDRLKNKGFVNTHATDKPTNSSDSPKKPIESAKRSDCLHCNQDGHRVRECGAFKQLTVDDRWRRVRALQLCQNCLFNHGRRACRGRKTCDIEGCQFRHHPLLHSPSGPPKLIAPKVQVAENHTHHHSNASTLFRIIPVTVYGKDGSLNTFAFLDEGSDLTLVENDLATTLGVNGTPHPLCLRWTGDTSRIENDSRQITIEIAGIGQTKLHKLVNARTVNNLGLPRQSFQMKEAVRLYPHLKGIPVSSYQNVKPKILIGIDNLRLALPLKIREGDGAAPVAVKTRLGWCVYGPRGNGKRESYSFHVCKCSCDEDLQATVKEFFEIESAGVIPPEPSLSKEDQRALTIIETTTKRCGNRFETGLVWKEDHVEFPDSYPMALRRLECLERRMSRDPELKENLHRQMREYEAKGYAHKAIPEELEAANPRRIWYLPVGAVVNPKKPGKIRMVWDAAAKVNGVSLNGALLKGPDQLSSLPGVLFRFRLYCIAVSSDVKEMFHQLRIRDEDKISQLFLWRNNPSEKPTVYMMDVATFGSTCSPASAQFIKNRNAEQYAELHPEAAKAIVHDHYVDDYLASFSSVEEAAKVASDVRYIHGKAGFNLHNWRSNSSILLQKLGEIQQEAVKQLNLVEGGNTERVLGMLWSPTTDELSFSTQMNDEMQILIRTDTRPTKRQVLRCVMTLFDPLGLLSPFIIHGKVLIQDLWREGTDWDEKVSDAVYVKWQRWIKMIEYISDIRIPRCYFSGATRITYQNSEVHVFVDASEVAYSCAVYLRTFNEEENPQCCLIAAKSKVAPLKPWSIPRLELQACVLGTRWAKFVVGHLDVPVTKVTYWTDSRTALAWIKSDPRNYRQFVSFRVGEILEQTTATQWKWVPSKSNPADEATKWGSGPYFNQDSKWFRGPNFLWLAEEEWPRVKEPVVATAEEMRASILHHCTIETTIDFHRFSTWERLQHATAYVLRFLNNASKKQPKYSGSLQQAELHAAEEIIIKLTQREAYTDEVAALSNKALNKSGQEVIGKNSSIYNLMPFLDDRGLLRERGRIEAAESVPHEVRHPLILPRKHHVTELLVNRYHRRYRHGNAETVVNELRQLYTIPRLRLVVKKAKRDCALCKIRRTRPMIPPMAPLPVARLAHHERPFTYTGLDYFGPLLVKLGRSIVKRWIALFTCLTVRAVHLEVAYTLSTESCISCVRRFVGRRGSPVEFFSDNGTNFKGAERVLQHQINQGLSSTFTSANTKWSFIPPGAPHMGGAWERLVQSVKAAMAEAYIKGKLDDEGLQTLVVEAENIVNSRPLTYLPLESEMAEALTPNHFLLLSSNGVKRRGEDVALGQLNDLVRRQILGKSWELIQRQLETFWQRWLVEYLPVIRRQAKWFDEVRALEPGDVVVVAEPTKRSGWERGRIIRMIPNPDGRCRRAVVQIGGKSSVRPVTRLALLDVVNRCGVPEDSGLHPGETVNAEFAELATLSTGITEGANRLSMS from the coding sequence ATGGATGAGAACTCTCAACATTCGGTCGTGATGGATGGTGTGAGCATTGTGGAGCCCACCACGGAATCCGGGAACCAGCAATCGAGCTGTACCGAATGCCGACGGCCGGACAGCGCGGAAAATATGGTCCAGTGTGACAATTGTGATGGTTGGCAGCATTACACGTGTGCGGGAGTGGACGACAGCGTTGCGGATCGTTCGTGGGTGTGTGCCCTTTGTGCTGGACATCAGCAGCAAGATGATGTTGCCTCCAATCGAAGCGAATCCAGTCGCTGCAGTGCAACATCGGCATTTTCGGTGAGTTTGGGCCAGTTGGTGGAGAAGCAACAAGCGGAGCGAGCTCGTGCGGACTTAGCGCTGCAGCGTCGCCATCTTGAGGAGCAGCAGCAGCTCATTGACAACGTGCTAGGTGGAGAGGCAGTCAGCGGAGAGGCCTCAGGAGGCTGCGATAATTGCGTTTCTTCACGGGAAGTGAATTCCGAAACGTTTTCGGGTGAGCGTAAACGACCTCCAACTACACCTAACCCCGAAGCTCCCATATCATCGTCCGTGCGTCGCTCAACGCCATTGTTGGGTGTATCACGACTAAACGAACCGCCTATGGTTTCAATTCCATCTGATGTGCTGGACGAACTCGCTCTAAACCCTCGGCAGGAGGTACAGGACCCACATGCTGCTTTATCGGAACTACGGAATCGCGTCGAACGGTGTGAAAGGCGAGCAAATCCGACCCCGGAAGAACTGGACGCACTACGTGTCCAATTAGAGAGGTGCCGAGAACTTCTGGAGGGATTCCAATCCGGAAACGATGGGAGCAGAAACCGATCGTCGAACATAAACCAACCGGCAGCGGGTCAACTGTCAACGCTGGCGGCGAGCAAGCCGCTTTTGGAAAAGCAGATCGGTGCGATCCCGAAGGCGAGTCGTAAGTTACCACCTGTTCTGGAAGGTGATCAGCCAAGAGGACATTCAGCAACTGGACTGGAGGAAAGTACTGACCCTCTTTGGCCATTGAGGGATGTGGTAAGCCAGAATAATCCGCCCGTGGTAAGTCGGAAAGCCGCATCGATCGAAATGCGCCCCGAACATATGGAACCCCCAGGTAAGCGTCAAGCCTTGAGCCATTTGAGTAAATTTCCATCACATAATAGCTCCACGACCATTATAAATAAAGATACCCGTGAGCAGTCGCGAATTGACGCGCGCCCGGGAGAATTGTATATGCCTCCAACAATATCTTTTAATCAGTCGCGAGAATCACTCGCGCGTCCAAATGAATCAATAATGATTAAtcgaaaaatatatcaaaccgaACACCGCTCGACCGGTGAACAAACGCGTGAAACTCCCCCGCGTACGGTTGATTTGTCTCAGTACCCTCGTCAGTCagataattttcaaataaatcaagtgatgCCTCCCTCACGATCAGTTAGTGCTCCCTCACAACAACAGCTAGCAGCAAGACAGTCCCTGGCAAAGGAACTTCCTCGATTCTCCGGTGATCCCGCCGACTGGCCGATTTTTATTTCCAATTATCGTTATACAACGGAAGCCTGTGGTTTTTCGGATGGTGAAAACATGCTTCGTCTGCAACGGTGCTTGACCGGACCAGCGCTTGAAACGGTGCGCAGCCGGTTGGTGTTGCCAGCAGCGGTTCCCCAGGTGATCGAGACACTCCGGATGCGGTTTGGACGTCCAGAATTGCTCATCAACGCATTGTTGCGTAAGGTGAGAGAAATCCCAGCACCAAGGTCAGACAGATTGGAAGGGTTGATCGACTTCGGGATGGCCGTGCAGGCTTTATGCGACCACATCGAAGCGGCGAATGAACGCGCTCATCTTTCAAATCCATCGCTTCTGCAGGAGCTTGTAGCAAAGCTTCCCGCTGATCAACGAATGATGTGGGCGGGATATAAACGAGGATTCCAACACGTAGACTTGAAAACTTTCGGTGATTATATGGCGTCAGTGGTACAAGACGCGACCAGTGTGGTTAGCTTCGAGCCCGAGGTTAAGAAGAACAGCGCTCGCGACCGCCTGAAGAACAAAGGATTTGTGAACACCCATGCAACAGATAAACCAACCAATTCCAGCGATTCTCCGAAGAAACCAATAGAGTCAGCTAAACGTTCCGACTGCTTGCACTGTAACCAAGATGGACACCGGGTGCGCGAATGTGGCGCGTTCAAGCAGCTGACTGTCGACGATCGTTGGAGAAGAGTCCGTGCATTGCAACTGTGCCAGAACTGCCTGTTCAACCATGGCCGACGTGCGTGTCGGGGACGGAAGACCTGCGACATCGAAGGCTGTCAGTTTCGCCATCATCCGCTCCTACATTCGCCTAGTGGACCTCCGAAGTTGATAGCACCGAAGGTTCAGGTGGCCGAAAATCATACACACCACCACTCGAATGCTTCTACACTGTTCCGGATCATTCCTGTAACGGTGTATGGGAAAGATGGGTCACTCAACACGTTCGCATTCTTGGACGAGGGTTCTGATCTAACGTTGGTGGAGAATGATCTGGCTACGACGTTAGGAGTAAATGGCACTCCACATCCACTTTGTCTTCGATGGACTGGGGACACTTCCCGAATAGAAAATGATTCTAGGCAAATTACAATCGAGATCGCTGGAATCGGGCAAACCAAACTACACAAGCTTGTGAACGCAAGGACCGTCAATAACCTTGGTCTTCCTCGTCAGAGTTTCCAGATGAAAGAAGCAGTGCGGTTGTACCCACATCTTAAGGGCATCCCGGTTAGCAGCTATCAGAACGTGAAACCAAAGATTCTCATCGGTATCGACAACCTGAGGCTGGCACTTCCTTTGAAGATACGAGAAGGTGATGGTGCGGCCCCAGTAGCGGTTAAAACCAGACTAGGCTGGTGCGTCTACGGGCCGCGAGGAAACGGCAAGCGCGAATCATACAGTTTCCACGTTTGCAAATGTTCCTGCGATGAGGATCTTCAGGCAACTGTGAAagaatttttcgaaattgaaaGTGCAGGAGTTATTCCGCCTGAGCCGTCACTTTCAAAGGAAGATCAGCGGGCATTAACCATCATTGAAACAACGACAAAACGATGTGGTAACCGCTTCGAAACGGGATTGGTCTGgaaagaagatcatgtggaatTTCCAGATAGCTACCCGATGGCTCTTCGACGTTTGGAGTGCCTCGAGCGTCGGATGAGTCGCGATCCGGAGTTGAAGGAGAACCTTCACCGGCAAATGCGCGAATATGAAGCCAAGGGATATGCTCACAAGGCCATACCTGAGGAACTTGAAGCCGCCAATCCAAGGAGGATATGGTATCTCCCGGTAGGAGCGGTGGTTAACCCCAAGAAACCGGGGAAAATCCGTATGGTCTGGGACGCGGCTGCGAAAGTAAACGGTGTGTCTCTGAACGGCGCGCTACTCAAAGGTCCGGATCAACTCTCCTCGTTACCTGGAGTTCTCTTCCGTTTCCGTTTGTATTGCATAGCGGTCAGCTCAGACGTTAAGGAAATGTTTCACCAGCTTAGAATCCGCGATGAAGATAAAATTTCTCAACTATTTTTATGGCGTAACAATCCATCGGAGAAGCCCACTGTATACATGATGGACGTCGCGACATTTGGAAGCACCTGCTCGCCTGCTTCGGCGCAGTTTATTAAAAACCGTAACGCAGAGCAATATGCGGAATTACATCCGGAAGCAGCGAAGGCGATAGTTCATGACCACTATGTGGATGATTATCTGGCGAGTTTCAGCTCAGTGGAGGAGGCAGCGAAAGTAGCAAGCGACGTGCGATACATTCACGGTAAAGCAGGCTTCAACCTACACAACTGGAGATCGAACAGCAGCATACTTCTACAGAAATTAGGCGAAATCCAGCAAGAAGCAGTCAAGCAGCTGAATCTGGTGGAAGGAGGAAATACGGAAAGGGTCCTCGGTATGCTTTGGAGTCCTACAACCGACGAATTGAGTTTCTCCACTCAGATGAACGACGAGATGCAAATACTGATCCGTACAGATACACGTCCAACGAAAAGGCAGGTGTTACGATGCGTAATGACCTTATTCGATCCTTTGGGACTACTTTCGCCGTTTATCATTCACGGCAAAGTTCTGATCCAGGACCTGTGGCGAGAAGGTACGGACTGGGATGAGAAGGTCAGCGACGCAGTTTACGTGAAATGGCAGAGGTGGATAAAAATGATCGAATATATTTCCGATATCCGCATCCCAAGATGCTACTTCAGTGGTGCTACACGAATAACATATCAGAATTCCGAAGTTCACGTGTTTGTGGACGCTAGCGAAGTGGCCTATTCCTGTGCGGTTTATTTGCGCACGTTCAACGAAGAGGAGAATCCGCAGTGCTGTCTGATCGCCGCCAAATCGAAGGTAGCGCCTCTGAAACCCTGGTCTATTCCCAGACTGGAATTACAGGCATGTGTTCTAGGCACACGATGGGCGAAATTTGTTGTAGGCCATCTCGACGTTCCCGTAACCAAGGTCACGTATTGGACAGACTCCAGAACCGCACTGGCCTGGATCAAATCAGATCCTCGGAATTATCGACAATTCGTTTCCTTCCGAGTAGGCGAAATTCTGGAACAGACAACAGCGACTCAATGGAAGTGGGTACCATCGAAATCCAATCCTGCGGACGAAGCGACGAAATGGGGAAGTGGTCCGTACTTCAATCAAGACAGCAAATGGTTCCGAGGACCCAATTTTCTGTGGCTAGCGGAAGAAGAGTGGCCCCGTGTTAAAGAGCCAGTGGTGGCTACTGCAGAAGAAATGCGAGCGTCGATTCTTCATCACTGTACGATAGAGACAACCATAGATTTCCACCGGTTCTCTACCTGGGAGAGACTGCAACATGCCACAGCATATGTCTTGCGATTCCTGAATAACGCGTCCAAGAAGCAGCCGAAATACTCCGGATCACTACAACAGGCGGAACTGCATGCTGCCGAAGAAATCATCATCAAATTAACTCAACGTGAAGCTTACACAGATGAAGTTGCTGCATTGTCGAATAAAGCTCTGAATAAATCGGGACAGGAGGTCATCGGGAAGAACAGTTCCATATACAACCTTATGCCGTTCCTGGACGATCGTGGCCTGCTACGCGAGCGTGGCAGAATTGAGGCAGCTGAAAGTGTACCACATGAAGTGCGACATCCGCTGATCCTTCCGAGGAAGCATCACGTCACTGAACTCCTGGTAAACAGATATCATCGCCGCTACAGACACGGGAACGCAGAAACTGTAGTGAATGAGTTACGTCAGCTTTACACGATTCCACGACTTCGTTTAGTAGTGAAGAAAGCAAAACGCGATTGCGCGCTCTGCAAAATTCGTCGGACTCGACCAATGATTCCACCAATGGCGCCGCTTCCGGTTGCGCGTCTGGCCCATCACGAACGACCATTCACCTATACGGGGCTGGACTATTTCGGGCCGCTGCTGGTGAAGCTGGGAAGGTCTATAGTTAAACGATGGATAGCACTCTTCACCTGTCTGACAGTGCGCGCTGTCCACTTGGAAGTCGCTTACACTCTATCAACAGAGTCATGTATCTCCTGCGTTCGTCGATTCGTGGGACGACGGGGATCGCCGGTAGAATTCTTCAGCGACAATGGAACGAATTTCAAAGGAGCCGAACGAGTACTGCAGCACCAGATAAACCAGGGACTGTCCTCGACATTCACCAGTGCCAACACGAAATGGAGCTTTATACCACCGGGAGCTCCACACATGGGAGGAGCTTGGGAACGCTTGGTGCAATCAGTAAAGGCGGCTATGGCTGAAGCGTACATAAAAGGGAAGCTAGATGACGAGGGGCTGCAGACACTGGTCGTGGAGGCTGAAAATATAGTAAACTCAAGGCCTCTGACGTATCTACCACTCGAGTCTGAGATGGCAGAGGCACTCACACCAAACCACTTTTTGTTGTTGAGTTCAAACGGGGTAAAGCGACGAGGCGAAGATGTGGCTCTGGGTCAGTTGAACGACCTAGTACGCCGACAAATTCTGGGAAAATCCTGGGAACTGATACAACGTCAGTTGGAGACATTTTGGCAGCGCTGGCTAGTCGAGTACCTGCCCGTGATTCGCCGACAAGCCAAATGGTTCGACGAAGTCCGAGCGTTGGAACCGGGTGACGTGGTAGTGGTAGCGGAACCTACAAAGCGAAGTGGATGGGAGAGAGGACGAATCATCCGTATGATTCCTAATCCGGATGGCCGGTGCCGTAGAGCAGTGGTGCAAATCGGAGGAAAATCTTCAGTGCGACCGGTGACTCGGTTGGCGTTGCTCGACGTGGTAAATAGATGTGGAGTTCCGGAGGACTCCGGACTACACCCGGGGGAGACTGTCAACGCAGAATTCGCCGAGCTGGCAACCCTATCCACCGGCATTACTGAAGGGGCGAATCGGCTGTCAATGAGCTGA
- the LOC129780229 gene encoding uncharacterized protein LOC129780229, which yields MRYRQNLQARKLKRELSLGELTQKELIAAETYLFRQAHESCFLEEIAILTKAREHPDKYRIPKSSSIYKFSPFIDERSLLRMRGRTGACEYVGQDAGCPIILPPDHHITKLLILSTHLQYHNLNHETVVNELRQKYQIAKLRRVCHKVRRICQDCKNNQAQPAAPLMADLPDARLAAFIRPFSYAGIDYFGPITVAVGRRVEKRWGVLITCLVTRAVHIEIVHSLTTDSCIMAIQNFKSRRGTPLEFFSDQGTNFIGSNHELQKAYRRVDQNKLIKEFTSPTTKWTFNPPCSPHMGGSWERLVQSVKKILNKIQLPRNPTDEVLRNTLLEIENIINSRPLTYIPIDNDSTFALTPNHFLVGSSSGKKSLVSLNDDPATLRKNWKASQIYANIFWGRWVKEYLPTICRRTKWHQPVKPLQVGDVVVIADPDHPRNCWPMGRVVGTTVSSKDGQVRSAVVRTNNRYYERPAVKLAILDVGVNESKLNTGAGSSVLRGSVAPFSQNSLLDPKGSPSIGHQRRSTRSNTHTITLRKRS from the coding sequence ATGAGATATCGTCAAAACCTTCAAGCCAGGAAACTTAAGAGGGAGCTTTCGCTTGGAGAACTTACCCAGAAGGAGTTAATAGCGGCAGAAACGTACCTCTTCCGGCAAGCGCACGAATCTTGTTTTCTCGAAGAAATCGCTATACTCACTAAGGCGAGAGAACATCCAGATAAATATCGAATTCCAAAGAGCAGTTCAATCTACAAATTCTCCCCCTTCATTGATGAGCGCAGTCTCCTACGCATGCGTGGCAGAACCGGGGCGTGCGAGTATGTTGGCCAGGATGCAGGTTGCCCGATCATACTTCCACCAGACCACCACATCACCAAGCTGCTGATTTTATCGACGCATCTACAGTACCACAACCTCAACCACGAAACGGTGGTCAATGAGCTCCGACAAAAATATCAAATCGCAAAGCTGAGAAGAGTCTGTCATAAGGTGCGAAGAATCTGTCAGGACTGTAAGAATAACCAGGCCCAACCAGCTGCCCCACTGATGGCTGATTTACCGGATGCCAGGCTTGCTGCGTTCATCAGACCATTTTCATATGCAGGTATAGACTACTTTGGTCCTATTACTGTGGCCGTTGGACGACGTGTGGAGAAAAGGTGGGGTGTATTGATCACCTGCTTAGTAACTCGTGCAGTGCACATTGAGATTGTACATTCACTCACCACCGACTCGTGTATTATGGCAATCCAGAACTTCAAGTCACGACGAGGAACACCTCTGGAGTTCTTTAGCGACCAAGGAACGAACTTCATTGGATCTAATCACGAGCTGCAGAAGGCGTACAGAAGGGTTGACCAGAACAAGCTGATCAAAGAATTTACATCCCCGACCACCAAATGGACGTTTAACCCACCGTGTTCGCCCCATATGGGCGGTAGTTGGGAAAGGCTCGTTCAGTCAGTTAAGAAAATACTGAACAAGATCCAACTACCACGTAACCCCACCGATGAGGTTCTGCGTAACACGCTGTTGGAGATAGAAAACATCATAAATTCGAGGCCATTAACATACATCCCCATCGATAATGATTCTACGTTCGCATTGACACCAAACCATTTCCTTGTTGGCTCCTCCAGTGGAAAAAAGTCTTTGGTATCACTCAACGATGACCCCGCTACGCTCCGGAAAAACTGGAAAGCTTCGCAGATATATGCCAACATATTTTGGGGAAGATGGGTAAAAGAATATCTTCCCACCATCTGTCGACGTACGAAGTGGCATCAACCAGTGAAACCTCTCCAGGTTGGAGATGTTGTCGTGATCGCCGATCCGGATCATCCTCGGAACTGCTGGCCTATGGGACGAGTAGTTGGTACAACTGTCAGCAGCAAGGACGGACAGGTTCGTAGTGCCGTGGTGAGGACAAACAATCGCTACTACGAGCGACCTGCAGTAAAGCTTGCGATCCTGGACGTCGGAGTCAACGAGAGTAAGCTGAACACCGGAGCCGGTTCCAGCGTACTGAGGGGGAGTGTTGCGCCCTTTTCACAAAACAGTCTTCTTGATCCCAAAGGATCGCCATCGATCGGTCATCAGCGTAGGTCAACTCGATCAAATACGCACACAATAACGCTACGGAAGAGGTCATAG